The following nucleotide sequence is from Cicer arietinum cultivar CDC Frontier isolate Library 1 chromosome 2, Cicar.CDCFrontier_v2.0, whole genome shotgun sequence.
AACGTGTGGCCTTGTAAGTTGTGATATTTAAAGTAAAAGTCAATTATAATAAACTTTGCCATAAATACTTTACTAGAATTTGTAAgcacattatttatttagttgaaTCAAGGATAAGATGTGGATTAGGTGTTGAAGTAAACTATCACTTTTAACTAACCATGTCTTCATGGAATATAATTGATTGTCCAAAAGActaagaaaatttaatttattacaaGTAGAACACAGCATTTGATAGTGCCAGGAGCTATCTCTAAGAAAGTGTAAGGCAAAAGCTTTCTATTTCAGATTAGGCTCCATGATTACTTCAACATCTTTATGAGAATGGCACCATCCCCACTAATTATTATTCATGTGCTATGCATGGTTTAGTCTCTTAAATAAAGGGTaaaccattttattattttgttataactttttaaaagaGATTTGAAAACTAATACCAATgaacaattaatttaaataattttttataaaaaaatagaataatttagTTACCTgctaaattaacaaaaataaaaatattcataaaataaaaacattggaTTACATTAGTCCtgtttgtcattaaatttagtttagaaattattttgaagAGACTAACatgattaataattttgaattttaagatttttttatattttgattaatttgagtAATATCTCCAAATTTAGAGACTAATAAGATTCAGTTTGATAAAAAGTATCgaatgtcaaataaatttaaacagtggataaattaatagattgaatttaaaatatttgataaaattagtagttgaatcaatttataaatttaaaatgacataaaaatatattttaatttatatttaaaattttcaattaattaggTAACGAGGAtgcaaataaaacaaaaagttttatttgtagttttagtccctttatttttatcaatttagaaaattggTTCTCCTATTTAAAAATCCGACAGTTTTGATTtcttattatgatttttaattaagaaaatagcGATGTGACATGctttaaataacatgacatagTATGACGATTTAGATTgcttaacaaccataaaattacaataaaacttatttttcaacttcaaaaaattttcatttatgtaaatagttaaaatatatcaaattgttaatttttttaacgtatctaaataattatatatcataaaatcgcatgtcacatcatttaaaatatatcaattatgtgaattggtaaaaataaaaagaccaaAACAACATCTAAAGAAAAAAAGTGACACATTTTAAACTTTAAGTAGTACTTAAATTCTATCTCaactaaaaaatatcaatattattaaattagacGTCTTGTCGTAAGTTCAAAATCAAAACCTCAATTTATAGAAATTAATTATGATGAAGTTATATCTTTTAAGACTACTTTTTAGAGTAAAAACACTAATAAAAGTAGCATATCAAAAAGtgaaataaattagtaattttttttctaaattggTGACAGAAAGACCATTACCAACGActcctattttaattatatggaTTTAAACACTATAAATTTATCCGATTTAAGTATTTGATTTTGGCTTACAAAGACTCTAAATTCATGAACAACTCCTCTATAAGACTTCCATTAGCCTCTTAGAGTCCCCTTTTAAGTTTCTAagctaaataaataactaattatgTAGATAACTTTTTCAacagttataataaaaataaatattaataaaaaattaaataattgcaattaattaaaaatataattatttttatactaacaatatatatatatatattaaattaaaaaaaacttgtatTATCCTTTTCTTTATTCTCTTCTACAAATCGTTTTATGatcacttataaaattatatttttcttccactcttaccttttctttttttgtcgaTGTTACTTTTTTCTAAGCCTACTTTGTGACAACAATTATGGCTGTTTCCTTTCTTGTACcatttttgtaataataatattatatattaattatttttatcacaCCACACCACTTAAAAAGACACAACACCTTTTTCTTTCTTGTACTCCAAAATGATCCTTATCATATTTAATTAGTTGGTGTTCTAAATTTATGTGACTTTGCAATTAGTTCAATTTTCAATCTCATGTCATGTGTATAAAATTGAATCATTTTCTTCATTTCTCACATGTtcaatttttttggttttgttCACTTTATAAATCACTTAATTAATTAGTCCTCCTTTGTCATAATTTTTATctaagtttttttctttcttcttgtgTATCATTTTTCTATATTAATTCATCTTTGGTGAGTCCACGCACAAGTTCAACATCTttgaaatcattattttttcGAAGTGAGATTGAGTTTATTCGGTTTAGTTTGGTTTTTTTAGTATTGATTTTGTTGAAGtttttgatttttcaaaattgttttttccttttttttttattattgtttgaatCTTATCAATGGCTCCAACGAATTTTCCTCTTCGTTGGGAGAGCACAGGAGACCAATGGTGGTATGCGTCCCCGATAGACTGGGCTGCAGCCAATGGACACTATGACTTAGTTCGTGAAATGCTTCGAATTGATAGTAACCATCTCTTCAAACTAACTTCCCTACGCCGAATTAGGCGTCTGGAAGTAGTTTGGGACGACGATGAAGAACAATTCCACGACGTTGCGAAGCTTCGTTCGCAAGTCGCTTATAAGCTTCTCTTAGAATGCGAAtcgaaaaaaaacaaaaactcttTAATAAGTGCAGGGTATGGTGGATGGCTAATGTACACAGCTGCATCAGCTGGTGACatgaattttgttcaaaatctTCTTGAGAGGAATCCATTGTTGGTTTTTGGTGAAGGTGAATATGGTGTTACTGATGTTTTTTATGCTGCTGCTAGGAGCAAGAATTGTGAGGTTTTTAGGTTGATTTTTGATTATGCAAtttcaccaaggtttgggaatGTTTTGGAGGAAAATGCTGTTGAGGAGAATATTAATTGTGATTATAGATTGGAAATGATTAATAGAGGTGTTCATGCTGCTGCTAGAGGTGGTAATTTGAAGATTTTGGAAGAGCTTATTGGCCATTGTTGTGATGTTTTGGATTGTAGAGATGCTCAAGGTTCAACTGTTTTACATGCTGCTGCCGGAAGAGGGAAAGTTGAGGTCATAATCTTCttcttaatttgttttatttttagttctctttcatttttttatcttcaatttgcattcacattcacatacatACAACACATGGTACTAATAGatgaaaattgataataatttaagaaaatagaagtaATTGTATGTGTTAGTGTAGTGTTAGTATCTTATACTGACACATGTAAGACATCAATCACGTCTTAGATTTGAAGTGTTGATGTTACATCAAATTTTACTTTTGGTAAATTACTATTTTGGTGTAGTGGCCGGGACAATTTTTTTTGGGTGTTGCATCAAATCTTGCTTTTCACACACATACATTGATATTGGACACGGCACAAATATTgacatttaaaaattgataataatttaagaaaattgaagTGATTGATAATAATTACATGTATTGTATATTGTATATTGCCTCATGTGAGGTTTTGTTTGGTGTTGAATTAGGAAATCACGACATTAAAACGCATGGggtacaatttatttatttattgtggtCTTATCCAGCTTGAAGGATCGGTCTCGGTAGCTGTACATAGAGAATACTCAATTTACACAAAAGAAATCTATTAGGAAAAATGCAACTCCCACATAAAAAAGAGATATGATCTAAAAAGAGTTTATAAAGAGAGACACCTCCACCTTAGAATAGGTTTGATATAGACACAACATATAGAAATATAAATCTTAGTTAGATCCTAATCAAACACCTAACATGATTCAAAATAGGACATTTTGCTGTCATTTGATGAATGTAACAATCATGTGTAAATAGGTTTTGGATTGTTGTTGCTAGCAAGATCTTGTATATTCCATAACAATAAAAACCCATATCTTGTATTGTAATTGAGCTTCCCATATGATATCATAGAGAAAGAATCCACGAAGCTCAAAGACATCTTAGATTAGACATGTCACCATGTTTGAAATACGTCACTATTCGACACTTGTCTTTTTTCTAATGTTCGTGGTACTTATCCCGTAAATACCAGGTTCAACTCCCACATACAATAAAAAACTCATTAATTTGTAATAAGGATAAGAGGGGCGATAAGATCGTAAATAACAGTGTCGGTCGTCGGGGCTAGACTGTTACACTAATAATGTCGATGTGTCAGTGTCCATGTTGTATCAAGTGTGTGTGTCGGAGTCAGAGGAAGACACTATCTCCTTGATTTATTCATATAATTTGCTATATATGTTTGACATTATATTTAATCTATTCTTGAATCTAATCACGCAGGTAGTTAAATATCTAGCATCATCCTTTGACATAATCAACTCAACTGATAATGAAGGAAACACTGCTTTACATATAGCTGCATCAAGAGGCCAATTATCAACATCTGAATTCCTAATCTCATCATTTCCATCATTAATCTCACACAAAAACAATACAGGTGAAACTTTTCTCCACAAAGCAATTTCTGGTTTCCAAACTCATGCATTCCGAAGACTCGATCGACAAGTCGAACTTCTCCGAAAACTACTAACAACAAACCACTTTCACATACAAGAAATCATCAATCTCAAGAACAATGATGGAAGAACAGTTCTTCACATGGCAATCATAGGAAACATCCACATTGATCTTGTTCAACTTTTGATGACAGTAAAATCAATAAATGTCAACATATGTGATGTTAATGGAATGACACCACTTGATTACCTTAAACAAAACCCTAATTCATCAACATCAGATATTTTGATCAAGAAATTGATATCAGCTGGTGGAATGTTTGGTTGTCAAGGTTACAATTCAAGAAAAGCTATTGCTTCACATTTGAGAATGCAAAGTTTTGGAACTAGTCCTGGCACAACTTTTAGAATCTTGGACAATGAAATTTTCTTGCATACAAAAATTGAGAATCATCATGGAATTGTTGAAATGATTCCATCTTCATCAGAAAAAATTATTGCATATGAATCAATAAACAATGAGAAAAGGCGAAATTCGGTGAACTATGCAGCAGCAAGGTTGAAAAGAGCACTTCATTGGAAGAAATCAAAAGAAAAGATTGAAGGATCAAAGAAATTTAATGATGATGTTTCATTGGATTCATGTAGGAAATTGAGTACtagttttgatgaaaatttaaCACCACTTAGGCAAAGATTTTCATCTAGAACAGTTTCTTGTATTGCAAGCAACAAGAGAACACTTTCTGTTAGGAGTCATCAATCAAGTCCAAATGCTAAGAAGAGATTTGCTTGTGGAAGATCTAGGTCAAGTTCGTTTTCGAAGTCATCGATTTCTTCACCGAGGTCAATTGATAAGCAAAAGggtattatttatattaataacgaCATTGTTTCTGGACCATCTTGTTCGAGTCAACTACGTGATCGTGGTGGCGATGATGAGTTGCCGAAATTGGTTAAGAGAAATTCGGTTAGTAGGAAGTTGAAGGGTCATTATTTCTGTTTTGGTGCACCTGGTCTTAATGTGAAAAATTCAGTTCATAAAGCTAGTTTTGTTGCAGTGGCTTAATGCGATGAACTTAGCTAGTTTGTGACTAGGCTAATGTCAAATAATTAAggtaaaaatatgttttgatcaAATAAGAAACTTTGCCTTTAAAGGGTCTTTAGGGAAGTTCATTATTagtttttagtttctttttatagattgttattatattttgttacttgAGATTATAGCTCAATCTCATATTCATATGTTAACTAAAAACTTATGTGTTGTAATATAACATGGTTCTTATCATCTTGGCATCAATTTTGTACTATTTGTCTCTGAGGACTAATATAGACATGAGCATCTGACACACAAACACCGACGTTATATGTAGatattgataataaattttaaaaaataaaaataataataaataattattaagtcTTAGTGTTATTTCGGTATAAGATATTCGAACTACTTTCAATTAAAGTGTCGAtgatacaatatttaaaaattaaaaatttgagaatTAACATTGTCAATGCTCTCATTAGATTTTTGTTTAGATGAGTGATTAGTAATCATGTGCTTGAATGAAACTTGAAGAGATATTACAGTGTGTCATTCTTATAAGGAAagccaaaaacaaaataaaaaacaataaaaatataaaatcacttttaaaatattgtttccTCTTTCATAATTCACCAACATTGTCCTACCATTTTGAAGGTTATTACTTCAATAATCAAAACTATTGCTTCTTTGAGCATCCCAAGGTCATATGCAATCAGTAAGCACTTGTAACACTTAAAATGGAATCCGAATCTATGTTAGTTATATATAGGACTTAAAAATACACTCTTTTGTtacttttaaatatatgattgatatgtaattttatatattttagttttaatttctataaattttttagtttgattttgctccttacaaatatttttgtgtttgttttttgtccttattttttttagtcccataaaaattagttttaattggAATGAGTGTATAcagtatatataatatttaattttagtctctccattattaatattaaagggatcaatttcaataaaaaccaatttaaaaaaaaaaaaaacttactaacattaatcatatatttaagtataacaaaatattaatggaattactaaagaaaataaaagcaCTTTTGCCTCAACACAATATGTCTGATTATATCATATAgcatatttcaattttcaaatctCCCATTCAAATATGGCAACCATAACATGCTTATAATGTATGATCATGTGTGATTTAAATggtctaataaaaaataaaaattaaagtaacCTAAAGGCTTGAAGATTAGTATTTGGATGTTGACATTGAGTAATGCTTGGCTACTGAAATTAAACTTTAGATAAGATTTTTCGTTGTTCAAAATTATCACAAGCATTATAACAAAAATGTCAATTATGGAGGGAGGATATGGTTGGCTATTCACAACACACTAAAATGAACAAATGTCATATCATGATGTTGAGTTTTGACTATAACTATGTAATTATCTTCTCTAGTTACTAagtaatgttttttattttttttttaaaccggACCAATTTACCGGTTCAAGTTGAACTGAAAATCGGTTAGTTTATCAATTATTCAATCTTGATCGATTTTTAATTtgtcaaaatttgttttttttcaatttaataataatttattttaaatttatttatttgtcatcTTGTTCAAGTGTAATTCAACCAATTAAACAAGACTGAAAGATTTaatgattttgtcaaatttttaatttttatatacatatgAAATGATAATATGTAGTAGATCCGCATACACAGTTCAAAGATAAcactaaaatctaaaatacttaataaaatattgatatctTTAAGATAGTAGTTagtaataagttttttttacacaagggtattaattttttttaatcaactttCTTAAGGGTATTTTAATCTTTTGCATATTATATGTTTGCTAGTATAATTTACTCTTACTAATTGTATGTCTATATTACAACCCTAAGACTTATTGCCATCTTTTTCTCATCACCTCCTCTTCTTCTTTTGTACTCTTTGTTTGTATTACAAGATTAACAATACCTTAATTTACTCTTAAAATCAACCTCTGAACTTCATTCTCCACATGCAATGAACAATCACACCATTTcaactttttaataaataaagtgATTCTCAaaccttttaaattttaaatgaaattaactttgatactttgtcaatataaaatattttgtatggTTAACCAAATTAATCaccatttatattatttttaaaatagatattaataaactcaaatatttttaatacttttattttgatgattgattttgttttggtcgaattattttgatgattgattaaaagtataaaaaaaccTTACATGAACAAGGCTTCTGATATTTGGTTTGAATTCACTATTTTGAAATGTCAAATATGGGTTATCATTGGATCAAATCTTCATCTTTACATTGGTTTGGGTCAACGCTTATTTTTGggcttttttttaattgaaaaaagtaTAATTCTGGCATGACACTCCAAAAcaattcaaaaagtttatttttatgtaatgaATCTGATTTAATTCAACTGATAAATGCAAATAatgttatattaaatattatagtaTGAGTTCGAATTTAAGATCTCGTTGTTGTatgtgattttttcttttttaccatttctctattaataaaaaaaataaaaatgaatgaaagaatACATCTGCAAAAATATACTTTCTCAATCCCATGTGTggctaaatattttttatacatattaaaaaatgtaattataaaaaaaaatctttttattaaacTACTCATTTTAACTATAGAAAACAAATGTTGAAAACTgataataatattcatttagaatatttttattactaaaatGATACTCAAtgaaaaacaaagaatatatatatacgGTATATCTtagtataaaattaaaaataggaGTGTGAATATCTtagtataaaattaaaaataggaGTGTGAATAGCAGCATCCAACTATCCCATTACTCATCCTTGCAATTTCGTGCAATAGAGTCAATGTAAAAGtgtataaattaaatgaataaatctTGAAATTGTGTAATTTATGAAATcacaaattaaaattgtattatcACTATCATatacacaataaaataaatatctattattaaaaattaacaatttttataataaaatattatgttgtATAAATACTATAATTTTGCACTTggctcctttaaaaaaaaaacattaattttgcaTCGTGCTTTTGTTGAGAATTTGAATTAGCTGAAAATGACAAAAGTTGAGTACTCACCAAAATATTCTATGATATTTTTTGACAGAAAAATATGCTATGATTATCACCCTTGAATTTTGTAACACGATGAAAGTAGACTTACATGCAAAACATTCCTTTCATATTtgctaagttttttttttactccttGCATCATTATACATTATTTTGCATAAATGAAACATTAAATTATAATCATACTTTTTAGGAATTATTTTGCATAATTTCTAAAGCCTAACATTATATAAAATCATGTTTCTCATTGCATTTGCTGTTTTTTCATATCAGCTTGCTTTTGAAATTTAATCAAGAGTTGAGATATTGACCAAGTTTGGTGTTGAAGTCTCATTATTATTTGAGCCAAAACACTCACAAATTTTTGTGAAAAGTTTTCTTTTAAGATATCTAATGATAATCAGATAACTTTTTTTACGACATTTAGacttctttcaaataattacgACTTTGTCATAccttcaacttttaaaataaagatttagACTATATCTCACAACACTCTaagacaaatataataaaaaagaagaaaattaaacACAAACTTAAAGTATTTTTGATCGGTacatcttataaaaaataatcagaaTTTGCATATATAGTCTTTACCTCCCTCTTTCTTTACAATACTAAGTAAAGTGAgacgttttgtttgaagattctTCAATTTCAACCAAACACAATAATTTCTACATTGATTGAAATTGATACATGTTCAACTTGTAAAGATACGCCTCAAATCAAATAAGTAGTGTTAGTTATGGTTAAGAGTTAGTTATAATTGAATTTGGCCAATTTAGTTATGACAAAAgtagttatagttagttaaaCTAATGTGCATTTAAATACTATAACTGTAAATGCATTGATAAgtcaaaattattgaatattgaTTTAAACAGAGACCTATGCAAAgattaaaggagaaaaaaacAGAGATTGTGAAGTGAAAACTAGTATTGTTGACTCTCAACAATGCTAGATACTAGAAGAACAATTTTGAAGTGACCTTAATCTTGTAAATTCAAATCTTAATAGTAAATTGTTTTGTTCGTTTGCCCGTGACATATGTCTCATTAATTGAAGTTGAACACGTAAATCTGagtgttatttttttcttatctttatttattttggttttactTTGATTTCAAAAACTGATTTCTTTAAACTGTagaaaggagaacgttcttcattttaTCTATTTTCTGTGTTTTCAGTTTTGGTAAaaaacattctccatttttagaaaaaatgaagaacattctccgtttcagttttgtttttgtttttatgcaattattagttttatgttttgttatttAGTTCTTGTTGCagatttattattgtttttaacacAACTTCTACGGTGTACATCgacaattataatttaaaaaaataccataCTCCATCATATATAGTATATGTCATTTGAAGTTTAACAACTCAGATAATTTCAACTTGAAGTTAAATcactcaaaaatattttttacttgcTAAACCACTCtaaaaattttcatttaaaagtaaatcaattaaattttttttatttgaaattaaatcacTCAAAGAATGTATTTTACATGTCAAAAACTagattgaaaatttataatGGTAACTCTATAATGACTTTTTTTAAACTTTACTAAGAAGTTCTTAGTTATACTATTCAACATTTTGTAGTCTTTAAAATGACGTTTGTGTTGGAAAATGATAATTGGATTCGAAATTGTTTACAGATTTCCTCGAAATTTCTCCCACGCCGAGGAAACACGTGTACTAAAAAAACATAGTACTAAAATAATGTGGAAAGTCAACGCTTTccttttaaatttcaatataatttcctatttaattaatttatacgaTTTCATtcttttagaaagaaaaaaaaactaatttagaCGATTTCATGTACGTCACGTATAAGAACTCCATTTTCTTTTGACTTTCATTCTCCGCGtgaaataagaataaaatatagAGTGAATcgcatttttattaaattattcaatattattattttgatatttaatttaatgaaaaaacttaaattaatcatcaaattattaaaataatatttaaaaaataaaatttattattataaaaatctttaaaaaaaatacaatttacttttaaaataacacGACTATTATGACGTTAAAGACtaaagttattgatattttgataatctattaattaattttaatttttttattaatctaaaACTCAAAAacgttttatatttttaaaaactaaaatagtaatatatctataaaaaaaatatatagatgtCAAAAGGCGTTTCATGATCAAATATTTAGAAACggtaaatatttgaaaattttactgTTTCTTTTAATAAGgcctttttaaaataataagataaaGTAATTACTTTTTcacaaaaaccctaattaatggaatcaattaaaagattatttacttttctctcttaataattgaaaaatagaatttaCGTTGTTCTTTTTTTggctttatttataaaaaaaaataaattaaaaaaagttaatatatttaatttaaatttaaaactaaatatatcaaatgtttttaaccaacttCTTATGACAagatgtaatttttattttacttttaattcttgaaatattaattaaagaggTATTACATGTAAGATAATATTCTATATTTAGTTTACTAAATTAACGTAGAGTTGAAAGTATACTTAGAATGGAGTAAAAAGAGAAAGTATACTTAGAAATGAATAAATACAGCACattttatttggaaaaaaacTAATAACCTAATTTGCTTAACAACGATGCAActatatattcaataataattatattaaagtGCAAATTTAAATACGTAATATatctcttttttatataaacgTGTGTGATTTTTGATATTCGATCTTtagaaaaaacaataaaacaagtattctaattatgaaattttgagtcaaacaaaaattatagtGATTCAACGTGGCAACATGTACAAGTCATCCTTTAAATACACAAATTGTTATGAGAGAGTATCATTTAttgatttgaatatttttctaaCCAAACCAAAACATTGTTCTCTGTTTTGTACTCTCTGTTTCCTCTGTTCATCACTTTCAAAAAATCTTCTTCAATTATGGCAAGTTTGGAAACTGAATCACTAAATGGTCATCACAACTCTAGTGTTGATCAAAAAGCTGTGAGTTTCCTCTCTATCATCATTTTAGTATAACAATTTGGCTAAGTTTTATTTTGGTCATTACAACTCTTGAATTTGTTTGCTGCTTCTGTTTTTATAGTTCTTTCAttagatatttataatatttcctatgttttattaaaatttaggagtttagttttatttatttgcaaaaataaACTACACCATCATTtattagtatattattattattagtattattattatttcatttaattagttcaaaatatataatttatcgtACTAggttataaaaatatctagaaaATCAATCTTACGTGTTTAAAGATATCACTAGAAAAgtaaaagttatattttgtgATTAGTCAAAGTCATATTTGCACGAAGACTGAACATTTCTAAAAGTCAATGTTTCAAGCTCAAGGCAGAGATAGTCACTTTTATAAAACtataagaaaacaaatagtACGTAAAGATGTATGACTTGTATTtaagattaattataataaaatctcTAAGAAAATTAGTACCTTCTGTGGTTTACTAtgacaatatattaaaattaatttttaagaaaaataagggcTATCATTGTTCAATTTTActtatctttaaaattatttatttataccaataaaattaataaattttaaagtaaataaatactttttagtCTTTGAAATTGTAAACGAAGATCGATCGATTAATTTTAGCCCTTAACATTACATGTTTATTTTGAtgcaacaaattaaaaattatttaaatcaatatGCATGTATTTTATTGGTTTTGATCATTGATTacataaacatttaaaaaaattaaattacatttttgtcCATCAAAATGACATGCATTTAAAAGATTCcaaactctattttttttaaatgaatgttAATAAGTTAGCCAATAATTTGCCTATATATCCTTTTTTTATAGCATCTAGTCTCTTGgagatttatttaattttttgttattggcAAAATAGATACAAGAAAAATTAGAGAGGGAGAAGAGAATTGATGAGTGGCTTCCAATTACTTCAAAAAGGAATGCAAAATGGTGGTACTCAGCTTTTCACAATATCACTGCCATGGTTGGTGCTGGTGTTCTTGGTCTTCCCCATGCCATGTCACAACTTGGATGGTATATTTCAACTCAAACTCAAATTGCATTGTTGCATGACCTTTTctctattaaataaatttatcttatatttgAACATATTTTAAGTAATtccatctaaattttttaaaagtacgTTTGAAtgaagtaattaattttttttttgagaatttaaaattataagcaATTCAAATGTatgattcaatttttataaaaaatgcatTGTTCAATTACATtctctttatttataaattagtttGTTTGGATAGaacaattgtttatttaaagttgagtttctttttttaaatttcaaaaatttcaaaatttttgagttttaaaaagaaattgaaggatcatttgaaaagttttaaaatttattgggatcaattttctaaatttgaaattttttaacgACCAATTTATAGCTTTTTAAATTATAGAGACtaatatacaaattttaaaacatataaagacaaaattataaattttaaaaatattatagagaCCA
It contains:
- the LOC105851564 gene encoding uncharacterized protein: MAPTNFPLRWESTGDQWWYASPIDWAAANGHYDLVREMLRIDSNHLFKLTSLRRIRRLEVVWDDDEEQFHDVAKLRSQVAYKLLLECESKKNKNSLISAGYGGWLMYTAASAGDMNFVQNLLERNPLLVFGEGEYGVTDVFYAAARSKNCEVFRLIFDYAISPRFGNVLEENAVEENINCDYRLEMINRGVHAAARGGNLKILEELIGHCCDVLDCRDAQGSTVLHAAAGRGKVEVVKYLASSFDIINSTDNEGNTALHIAASRGQLSTSEFLISSFPSLISHKNNTGETFLHKAISGFQTHAFRRLDRQVELLRKLLTTNHFHIQEIINLKNNDGRTVLHMAIIGNIHIDLVQLLMTVKSINVNICDVNGMTPLDYLKQNPNSSTSDILIKKLISAGGMFGCQGYNSRKAIASHLRMQSFGTSPGTTFRILDNEIFLHTKIENHHGIVEMIPSSSEKIIAYESINNEKRRNSVNYAAARLKRALHWKKSKEKIEGSKKFNDDVSLDSCRKLSTSFDENLTPLRQRFSSRTVSCIASNKRTLSVRSHQSSPNAKKRFACGRSRSSSFSKSSISSPRSIDKQKGIIYINNDIVSGPSCSSQLRDRGGDDELPKLVKRNSVSRKLKGHYFCFGAPGLNVKNSVHKASFVAVA